ctctgtgcctcagtttcctcatctgtgaaacaagaTAGTTGAACTTAATGGCCACTAAGAGTgctaaatctgtaatcctgtgACACTGGGTAGTTGAtggatttttggggggaggggattttATTTACTGTTAAGGACAGGGAGGGCTCAGATTTCCATAACTTTTTTCTCAGATGAAATTAGCACAATGGTACTCTGGCATATTaatagattttttccccttaaaaaacaTCTATGATCAGTGTGCTATGGAAGTGGTATTAATGGTGAGCTTTGGCTATTTACTGCAGACTTTGAGGCTTCTTTTTCTACAGGTGTGCTCCCGAGATACCAAgcatgccttttatttttaaagttggaatttgatttcattggtaaaactGTAAATTCCTTCTTGAAGAGTTTTCTAATAAGAGTCTTGTACTTAGACTGTGGGATGAGTGACAAAACTGGGGAATGTGTGCCAATTAGTTTCCTCAAAGAGAAGTGAAGACTTAAGAGGATTTCCTAGGCCTTCCTGTATGTGTTTAAACTGTACTATTTGCTCATTAAGTTACTAACGTGCTATTAAACTTAATCATATTGCCCATTTGAAATAGCCAccagctttcttttctcttgggaTTTGCCATTAAGGAAGTAGTTTGTAAACAGAGAAACCACCAGTTGCAGAGACCTACCATTTCAAGtagagtttttcttttattttgttctaattttACGAATGCTAACCTAGCTTTCTACCAAAATGCCTTTTGGGGTctgttaatctttttttattccctGAGTGAATTTGCTGCTTATAGGATTTAAAGCAAACTTAAATTTTAGAGTGAGTTAAAATTGGTAAAATTGTTCAGGTAATTGACAGTTTTCTAGCCTTTAACTGGATTCATTTTATCCTTTTTAAATGACTTTAATGGCTTCACTTCAGATGGTGAGTTCCAGTTATTACAGAGAAACTTCATGGAAAAGTACTACCGAGAGTTCGaagacacagaagaaaacaaactcATCTATACCCCTATTTTTAATGAATACgtaagtttctttcctttttttcccttttcaagaGATTAGAGGTTCTTTGAATTTAGAACCAAAAGATGTCAGCAGTATTCCATGTCTTtttcaaaataagtttttaattggtcccttgtttttatattacctcgTTTCACTGTTATTTCTCCCCTTATATTCTTCCAAAGAACCATTgcttataataaaatattaagaaaaggagaaagaaaaaaaattctgcaaaatTAAATACCATATTGAATAAGGCTGCCTCTCAAACCTATGGGTCTCCTCTTTCTGTAAAGGAGCAGTGTATTCCctgttttttaaaacataacTGTGCTCTGATAAACAGGCAAGtaagggtttgaacccaggttgaatttctctctcatctcctgtTCATCATTCTTCTCCTTAcctcccatttccttctttccaaaaACTTTTCATCAAAATGTCTGGGAGAGTACatcagttttttattttaaaaaacaatgttgGTATCGAATATCCTCCCACCGTGATCCTGTCCTCAGTTATGTGTACACAGATCCAATCGagagtaataataatactttttacTTTACCAAATTCTTTCACAGTTTTAATTTTACTAAAGTTACCATAAATTATTATAGTTGTACAACAACCCGGTAGGTAGGATAGTTTTTAATAGTCCCTGTTTACctatttgaaaatgaagacaGACATAATAAACATACCTAAGCTTTGCTTTGGGTCATCCAGAAAGTTGGTGGTAGGGCTTGGAACTCTGCTCCAAGTCTCTTTAACTTCTACTCCAAAGCTCTTTCTGCTGACTCTGATGCTTCTCATGATTTCAGGAGGATTAGTTAGCCTGATTTAGAATAGGTTTTAGCCTCAGGGACTTAATTTTCTTAACACAGAAGCTAGAAACTAAATAGCTAATTAAACAATTTAGAAGGCTTTATCAAGTAAAGATACTTGTGTAACTCTACCTTGTGAAAACAGGATACATAATTACAAAGGCTTATATACTTTCAGGAGTAATAATGCTTACCTTTGCATTACGTGTTAAAGAACATTTGCTTTCTTTAAGTATGACTCATCAGGAGACTTTCAAATCTTTTAGATCTCTTTGGtcgaaaaatatattgaagaacaGCTGCTCGAGAGGATTCCTGGGTTTAACATGGCAACTTTCACTACAACATTACAGTAAGTGGAGCCTGAGGTGTATggctcttcccctctccttttctacttCAAAAGTCTTAGTGGTGAAAGAGCCAGAGTACCTCGTGGAGAATGTCTTTGTGGGGGGTGGTAGAGGTGTCTTTTAGTCTTGAAAATAGCCAGAGGaagactttaaaattttaatctgtttcattCCTAAAATTGCTAACCTTTCCATTAATAGACAGCATAAAGATGAAGTAGCAGGTGATATATTTGACATGCTGCTCACATTTACGGATTTCCTGGCCTTCAAAGAAATGTTTTTGGACTACAGAGCTGTAAGTAGCTTCCACAGTTAAGTAGCTCTTCTGCGGCTGCAGGAATTTAGCACAATTTAacacattaagcacctactatgtgtaagatacTGTGCCAGGCTTTGGAGATAACAAAGTTAAAAAATGGTCCCTACCCTTAGGAAACTAGCCTTCTACCAGGGGA
This region of Trichosurus vulpecula isolate mTriVul1 chromosome 3, mTriVul1.pri, whole genome shotgun sequence genomic DNA includes:
- the LOC118841953 gene encoding ADP-ribosylation factor-like protein 2-binding protein: MMDTLEEENFALAISSASDAEFDAVVGCIEDIIMDGEFQLLQRNFMEKYYREFEDTEENKLIYTPIFNEYISLVEKYIEEQLLERIPGFNMATFTTTLQQHKDEVAGDIFDMLLTFTDFLAFKEMFLDYRAEKEGRSLDLSSGLVVTSLCKSSSIPASQNNLRH